From Halichondria panicea chromosome 12, odHalPani1.1, whole genome shotgun sequence, a single genomic window includes:
- the LOC135345105 gene encoding ankyrin repeat domain-containing protein 12-like yields the protein MATPRAMDQKTPSNDPSTEKTVAEERFEEVLKTPVRPGKGTKRKYPDNTPASTPSRPDDGGSVKKRRRSSSSGTALSRMGSPATSLLKPPLTERQQMALLLQMTDPSKQQSPGSPAVVVGPATPETTPRRLQRKNERGESPLHLVAIKGDLKGVSTLLRQGANVMATDHAGWTPLHEACNYGHSTIARELLSHGADVGIAGMDGDTPLHDAVGNGHLETVRVLLQHGGNPHRANDKGHTPIDICTHPGIMDLLKSCDQDHSESNSNDDNPCPKRRNSSNHDDNGIADKDEYSAVFSPERPPVTTPISMTTPTMPVKKTRLRGVSFSDISSSESDLETVIGNKECEKDGPNNKTNVALLPREEAKVEIKIETNDKGLQQNSSPPKEIDSDNQLTEMTASSLLEGEGENITPPTTPPDNKIAQEDVPKVREDKGSPPLEVPGLISSQSPEAATDEMVLSIPLSIVKVSSSGLRTRESSEDPKDVMSPGLQSVASEPPMDTTDTTKTTQEEAESESFNISLDWNNIKSSPPTTPSLHVTHGPIRMQSEDGSSYIATPNSDHTLPIGTTPEQNDTVISYRTSLPLVFSCRTSPPIGGVSRLLSSKSLSGPPSPEGPRAATAHLIHENRLKRSYSQDSVSVPPKMRHRPVVRSAVVQQRKSHTPKTNEHADLPLFIPSHDLQLREPITPISPKVVYPPLPPTLHKQFSEQETERIRLVTTHRVEQERLRLSLIQELCRAQQRAKKGPAPLSACTLILEKLLPLSTPIESRYLKLETEQRPGEDDIDSRLLSGLVQDVWDKFRELKFSLLCRQRHEAESLWLTQREQWVSAGSEESVGGLVQTDVPHPHVPLVSPSNLTH from the exons ATGGCCACACCGCGTGCCATGGACCAGAAGACTCCTTCCAATGATCCCTCCACAGAGAAGACAGTCGCAGAGGAGAGATTTGAGGAG GTGCTCAAGACTCCAGTGCGTCCTGGTAAGGGTACAAAGCGGAAGTATCCCGACAACACTCCAGCCAGCACACCCTCAAGACCAGACG ATGGTGGCTCGGTGAAGAAGAGGCGACGTAGCTCGTCATCTGGTACAGCCCTGAGTAGAATGGGATCACCGGCCACGTCCCTACTCAAACCCCCCCTGACTGAGAGACAACAAATGGCTCTACTACTGCAGATGACTGACCCCTCCAAGCAACAGTCACCAG GGTCCCCGGCAGTGGTGGTTGGTCCGGCAACCCCTGAGACCACGCCCAGGAGACTCCAACGTAAGAACGAGCGTGGAGAAAGCCCCCTTCACTTGGTGGCCATCAAAGGTGACCTCAAGGGAGTGAGTACATTACTCAGACAAGGGGCCAATGTCATGGCAACTGACCACGCAG GCTGGACTCCACTCCACGAGGCCTGTAACTATGGACACAGTACAATTGCCAGGGAACTGTTGTCCCATGGTGCTGACGTTGGGATAGCGGGGATGGATGGTGACACACCTCTACACGATGCCGTCGGGAATGGACACCTGGAG ACTGTGCGAGTGTTGCTGCAGCATGGGGGAAACCCCCATCGTGCTAACGACAAGGGGCATACTCCCATCGATATCTGCACACATCCAGGCATCATGGACCTCCTCAAGTCATGTGATCAGGACCACTCAGAGTCTAACAGTAACGATGACAACCCTTGTCCTAAacgcag GAACTCGAGTAACCACGACGACAATGGTATTGCCGATAAAGACGAGTACTCTGCAGTGTTCAGCCCTGAGAGGCCAccagtgaccacacccattagtatgaccacacccactatgcCGGTAAAGAAGACGAGACTGAGGGGTGTGTCATTTAGTGATATCTCCTCATCTGAGAGCGACCTCGAGACGGTGATAGGTAACAAAGAGTGTGAGAAAGATGGTCCCAATAACAAGACAAACGTGGCATTATTGCCAAGAGAGGAAGCAAAGGTTGAAATAAAAATTGAAACAAACGATAAAGGTCTTCAACAAAACTCCTCACCCCCGAAAGAAATAGATAGTGATAATCAGCTAACAGAGATGACAGCCAGTTCGCTTcttgagggggagggggagaatATTACACCCCCTACCACACCCCCTGACAACAAGATAGCTCAAGAGGATGTTCCTAAAGTACGTGAGGACAAGGGCTCCCCTCCATTAGAAGTCCCGGGGCTTATTTCGAGTCAGAGTCCAGAAGCTGCTACTGATGAGATGGTGTTGTCAATTCCCTTATCCATTGTCAAGGTATCGTCAAGTGGACTCAGGACAAGAGAAAGCAGTGAAGACCCaaaag ATGTGATGTCACCAGGACTGCAGTCAGTTGCCAGTGAGCCCCCCATGGACACTACAGACACAACGAAAACAACCCAGGAAGAGGCGGAGTCTGAGTCCTTTAACATCAGTCTTGACTGGaacaacattaaaa GTTCACCACCTACCACACCCTCCCTGCACGTCACTCACGGACCAATCAGAATGCAGAGTGAGGACGGCTCAAGTTACATAGCGACACCCAATAGTGACCACACCCTACCGATAGGAACTACACCCGAACAAAATGATACTGTCATCTCATACCGTACCTCTCTTCCTCTCGTCTTTTCCTGCCGCACCTCTCCACCCATTGGGGGCGTATCAAGACTACTGTCCAGCAAATCATTATCAGGACCCCCGTCCCCCGAGGGCCCCAGGGCCGCTACCGCACACCTCATACACGAGAACAGACTCAAGAGATCGTACTCACAAGACTCTGTCTCTGTG CCTCCTAAAATGAGGCATCGTCCTGTGGTAAGGTCAGCAGTGGTACAGCAGAGGAAGAGCCACACCCCTAAAACTAACGAACATGCGGACCTCCCCCTTTTCATTCCATCACATGACCTCCAATTACGAGAGCCCATCACACCAATCAGTCCAAAG GTGGTGTACCCCCCACTGCCACCCACCCTCCACAAGCAGTTCAGTGAGCAGGAAACTGAGAGAATACGACTAGTGACTACTCATCGTGTGGAACAG GAACGGCTACGTTTATCTCTGATTCAAGAATTGTGCCGTGCTCAACAGAGAGCCAAGAAGGGCCCCGCCCCCCTCAGCGCATGTACTCTCATCCTTGAGAAGCTCCTCCCACTGTCCACGCCCATTGAGTCACGGTACCTCAAGTTAGAGACTGAACAAAG GCCAGGAGAGGATGACATCGACTCTCGTCTGCTCTCTGGTCTAGTTCAAGATGTGTGGGACAAGTTTCGAGAGCTCAAGTTCTCTCTCCTCTGTCGACAACGCCACGAGGCTGAGTCTCTCTGGCTGACACAGAGGGAGCAATGGGTGTCTGCCGGGAGTGAGGAGAGTGTTG GAGGCCTCGTACAGACTGATGTGCCCCACCCCCATGTACCCCTGGTCTCCCCTAGCAACCTGACTCactag
- the LOC135345106 gene encoding protein Skeletor, isoforms B/C-like yields the protein MLPPNSDYSISGTLFILDTKTLLIEDFNYDGNAPGAFLYYYPPGQVIDKNGGGFFIPVPGGRENGGFKIGRSYFNEELLVPLPEGVDACDIGTFTIWCMPFTVFFTVLPFPTERIFVQETDECIIQPGLGTLVPFKCPNRRSVGSARDCDFDNCAALDDQLQLSWTVRNDMQMIDFRLCGCLSGDPNLNQYMGFGLSGNTNRTHMIGADPVITWVDETTGPQAVDYFLTGYFQCRDGRGACPDEDHFSGSCSNDIVSVSGSRQGGQQCVIYKQSFSTNDSTCDIPIDPLNMEQYIVWGVGGLGETAFQHFKRASASDPPIHFGRTPVNMCPREVQCRQCSEPFEAAVIEALEDTIFSVSIGPSGADRGYEAITGQVGWGIAYYINSTLVPELVVQRGQAYVFIVEAGNNPDNPANYHPFYITDDIHGSRVFKTPEEKMAETVFAGFDGDNVTAAGRLCACREGAEAARVRESCGSRQEYEESQECGCEEGGAAILIWIPDKDTPDIVYYQCAIHLNLGWRIRVQDAPDPCDELSCPSHATCETYTDPLGGSDAAFCRPSCELENGGCAEDEVCSLVEQTNCLADGPCPPTVQCSPPDPCSTFRCRRGYRCQVYEPTNEAYCEPACDLFNGGCTTGTYCILRQDRNCSEGPCPSLKSCCFFPRCDMHVCSAKENRRSPCIIDAEDSQCDEEECPFTYCRNCYFSSQNQPLPGNCGTCSEHDIFNKCTQRWATCTRRAHLAAYGQAWPRQSLRKEEDFRCHILPCPSL from the exons ATGTTGCCCCCCAACTCAGACTACAGTATTTCAGGAACTCTCTTTATACTGGACACAAAAACACTCCTCATCGAAGACTTCAACTACGATGGCAATGCACCAG GTGCCTTTCTCTACTACTACCCTCCTGGTCAGGTTATAGACAAGAACGGTGGAGGTTTTTTCATACCAGTACCCGGTGGAAG AGAGAACGGAGGGTTTAAGATTGGACGTAGCTACTTTAATGAAGAACTCCTGGTCCCACTGCCTGAGGGCGTGGATGCGTGTGACATTGGCACGTTCACAATCTGGTGTATGCCATTCACTGTCTTCTTTACAGTCCTCCCCTTTCCAACTGAAAGGATATTT GTGCAAGAAACCGATGAGTGCATTATTCAG CCTGGGTTGGGGACACTAGTACCATTCAAGTGTCCCAATAGAAGGAGCGTCGGTTCTGCTAGGGATTGTGATTTTGACAACTGTGCTGCCCTTGACGACCAGCTACAGCTGTCCTGGACTGTCAGAAATGATATGCAAATGATTGACTTTAGACTCTGCGGCTGTCTAAGTGGTGATCCAAA CCTGAACCAGTACATGGGATTCGGACTCAGTGGCAACACCAACCGGACACACATGATTGGGGCAGACCCTGTCATTACGTGGGTTGACGAGACCACTGGACCTCAAGCAGTCGACTATTTCCTCACTGGCTACTTCCAG TGTCGAGATGGTCGTGGTGCATGCCCTGACGAGGACCATTTCAGTGGTAGCTGCTCCAATGACATTGTCTCTGTGAGTGGATCCAGACAGGGAGGGCAGCAGTGTGTCATCTACAAACAAAGCTTCTCTACCA aTGACAGTACGTGTGATATTCCCATTGACCCTCTCAACATGGAACAGTACattgtgtggggagtgggtgGTCTCGGAGAGACTGCTTTCCAACATTTCAAGAGAGCATCAg CGTCTGACCCTCCCATCCATTTTGGTAGGACTCCAGTTAACATGTGTCCCCGTGAGGTCCAGTGCCGACAGTGCAGTGAACCATTTGAAGCAGCTGTGATTGAGGCTCTTGAAGACACTATCTTCTCTGTTAGCATAGGACCCTCTGGTGCTGACAGAGGCTATGAGGCCATTACTG GTCAAGTGGGATGGGGCATTGCTTACTACATCAATAGCACCTTGGTACCTGAGCTGGTGGTACAGAGAGGCCAGGCCTACGTGTTCATTGTAGAGGCAGGGAATAATCCTGACAACCCAGCCAATTATCACCCCTTCTACATCACTGATGATATTCACGGGAGTCGAGTGTTCAAAACACCTGAAGAGAAGATG GCTGAGACTGTATTTGCTGGTTTCGATGGTGACAACGTTACTGCAG CTGGTCGACTTTGTGCATGCAGAGAGGGTGCCGAGGCTGCCAGGGTGAGAGAGAGTTGTGGGAGTCGCCAGGAATACGAGGAAAGTCAAGAGTGCGGCTGTGAAGAAGGGGGAGCAGCCATTCTAATTTGGATCCCTGACAAAGACACTCCAGACATAGTCTACTATCAG TGTGCCATTCACCTCAATCTGGGATGGAGGATCCGTGTACAAGACGCCCCAG ATCCCTGCGACGAGTTGAGCTGTCCCTCCCACGCTACTTGTGAGACGTATACAGATCCATTAGGTGGATCAGATGCTGCCTTCTGCCGCCCGTCCTGTGAGTTGGAGAATGGTGGTTGTGCTGAGGACGAGGTCTGTTCTCTTGTGGAACAAACTAATTGCCTTGCTGATGGACCCTGTCCACCTACTGTGCAGTGCTCTCCTCCAG ATCCTTGCAGTACATTTAGATGCCGAAGGGGCTACAGGTGTCAAGTGTACGAGCCGACCAATGAGGCGTACTGTGAGCCAGCATGTGACCTGTTTAATGGCGGGTGTACTACGGGAACCTACTGCATTCTTCGCCAAGATCGCAATTGCAGTGAGGGCCCGTGTCCATCTCTAAAGAGCTGTTGTTTTTTCCCGCGCTGTGACATGCACGTCTGTAGCGCCAAGGAGAACAGGAGAAGCCCATGCATTATTGA TGCAGAGGATTCCCAATGTGATGAAGAGGAGTGTCCATTTACTTACTGTCGTAATTGTTACTTCTCGTCCCAAAATCAGCCATTGCCAGGCAACTGTGGGACATGTAGTGAACACGATATCTTTAATAAATGTACTCAAAGATGGGCAACTTGCACCAGAAGAGCACATTTAGCTGCTTATGGACAG gcaTGGCCTCGTCAGTCTCTAAGGAAAGAGGAGGATTTTCGCTGTCACATACTTCCATGTCCATCACTCTGA